A window of the Vigna angularis cultivar LongXiaoDou No.4 chromosome 3, ASM1680809v1, whole genome shotgun sequence genome harbors these coding sequences:
- the LOC108324456 gene encoding cucumisin has protein sequence MIFLRLCSLHILTFFLLLVQTHSEDGRKSYIVYMGDLPKGVESTESLHITMLRNILGSKFTADVLVHSYKKSLNGFVAKLTEEEAARMTGLDDVVSVFPNKRNEVQTTRSWDFVGLSQSAKRTSKESDIIVGVIDTGIWPESRSFDDQGFGPPPSKWKGTCHNFICNNKIVGAKYFRTKDSYEELSPRDSNGHGTHCASTAAGNSVEFASFLGLASGTARGGVPSARIAVYKVCSSSGYCDDTDILQAFVEAIEDGVDIISISIGPANVEHYNYFNDVYAIGAFYAMKKGILTSTSAGNSGPEYYTTSKNAPWALSVAASTTDRKFLTSVQLGDGRTYQGFSVNIFDYVSYPLIYAGNAPNIIDRYNNSIFRLCQENSLDENLVKGKIVLCDDFQQSSCVRSVSGAAGILFRSLGPNDVVFTYALPPVLLRRIDGARIHSYISRSRNPTVTIFKTYQDPDSIALYTAPFSSRGPNAVNQNILKPDLAAPGVDILAASPPISFDSNVGGDIRIAEYNIMSGTSMACPHATAAAAYIKSFYPDWSPAAIKSALMTTATPMSKKLNHEGEFAYGAGQINPMKALNPGLVYDANEIDYVNFLCGEGYDTKKLRTITKDDSSCTQQPNNGMVLNLNLPSFALSMNTSTPFSSTFHRTVTNVGANTSTYKARLNVPPSSLKLKVEPDVMSFSYVGQKKSFTLVIEGTLNEVTVSCSLIWDDGTFQVRSPIVVFDPQM, from the exons ATGATATTTCTTCGCTTATGCAGTCTCCACATTCTTacgttctttcttcttttggttCAAACACATTCAGAAGATGGACGAAAG AGCTACATTGTGTACATGGGTGATCTTCCCAAAGGCGTGGAATCCACGGAATCACTTCACATCACTATGCTTCGAAATATCCTCGGCAG CAAATTTACAGCAGATGTTTTGGTACATAGCTACAAGAAGAGTTTAAATGGTTTTGTCGCAAAGCTAACAGAAGAAGAAGCAGCGAGAATGACAG gATTGGATGATGTTGTTTCTGTTTTCCCAAACAAAAGGAATGAAGTGCAGACAACAAGGTCTTGGGATTTCGTAGGTTTATCTCAGTCTGCGAAGAGAACAAGCAAAGAGAGTGACATAATTGTCGGAGTAATAGATACTGGAATTTGGCCAGAATCTCGTAGTTTTGATGATCAAGGATTTGGTCCACCTCCATCAAAATGGAAGGGCACTTGCCATAACTTCATCTGCAACAA TAAAATAGTTGGAGCTAAATATTTTCGTACGAAGGATTCATATGAAGAGTTGAGTCCAAGGGATTCAAATGGGCATGGCACTCATTGTGCATCCACTGCCGCTGGAAACTCAGTTGAGTTCGCAAGTTTCTTGGGCCTTGCGTCAGGAACAGCAAGAGGAGGAGTTCCATCAGCACGCATTGCTGTGTACAAAGTTTGTTCGTCATCTGGTTACTGTGATGATACAGACATCCTTCAAGCATTTGTTGAAGCAATTGAAGATGGTGTTGACATCATTTCCATTTCAATTGGACCTGCCAATGTAGAACACTACAACTATTTCAATGATGTATATGCCATTGGGGCTTTCTATGCTATGAAGAAAGGTATATTAACGTCTACTTCAGCTGGTAACAGCGGTCCAGAGTATTATACAACATCCAAAAATGCACCATGGGCACTTTCTGTAGCAGCTAGCACTACAGACAGAAAGTTTTTAACCAGTGTTCAGTTGGGTGATGGCAGAACTTATCAG ggaTTTTCagttaatatatttgattacGTGAGCTATCCATTAATTTATGCTGGAAATGCACCAAACATCATCGATAGATACAACAATTCCATATTCAG GTTATGCCAGGAAAATTCCTTAGACGAGAATTTGGTGAAAGGAAAAATTGTTTTGTGTGATGATTTCCAACAATCTTCATGTGTGAGATCGGTTTCTGGGGCAGCTGGTATTTTATTTAGAAGTTTAGGGCCAAACGATGTCGTTTTTACATATGCATTGCCACCAGTTCTCCTTCGTCGCATAGATGGGGCtcgcatacattcatacataaGTCGATCAag AAATCCCACTGTTACCATATTTAAGACTTATCAAGATCCAGACTCAATAGCCCTTTACACAGCTCCATTCTCATCTAGAGGACCAAATGCAGTCAATCAAAACATTCTTAAG CCAGATTTAGCTGCCCCTGGGGTTGACATTTTAGCTGCGAGTCCTCCAATTTCATTTGATTCTAATGTCGGAGGAGATATTAGAATTGCAGAGTATAATATAATGTCTGGAACTTCAATGGCATGCCCTCATGCTACTGCAGCAGCAGCTTACATCAAATCGTTTTATCCTGATTGGTCCCCTGCTGCAATCAAATCAGCACTGATGACCACAG CTACCCCAATGAGTAAAAAACTCAATCATGAAGGTGAATTTGCTTATGGTGCTGGCCAAATCAACCCTATGAAGGCACTGAATCCTGGGTTAGTTTATGATGcaaatgaaattgattatgttaaCTTTCTATGCGGCGAAGGATATGATACCAAAAAGCTACGAACTATTACAAAGGATGATAGCAGCTGTACACAACAACCTAATAATGGAATGGTTTTGAATCTTAATCTCCCATCTTTTGCCCTTTCCATGAACACTTCAACACCTTTTAGTAGCACTTTTCACCGAACCGTTACCAATGTTGGAGCCAACACATCAACATACAAAGCTAGGCTAAATGTACCTCCGTCTTCGTTAAAGTTGAAAGTAGAGCCAGACGTTATGTCCTTCTCATATGTGGGTCAAAAGAAGTCCTTCACTCTTGTGATTGAAGGAACACTTAACGAGGTTACAGTTTCGTGTTCTTTGATTTGGGATGATGGAACTTTTCAAGTAAGGAGCCCTATTGTTGTGTTCGATCCACAAATGTAA